In Dermacentor variabilis isolate Ectoservices chromosome 1, ASM5094787v1, whole genome shotgun sequence, the genomic stretch GCTATTGGAACATGGCCCAGAGggtaatttgtttttcttgtttacttTTAATTTTTTTGAACATCGCAGTTAATACGCCCGGATAGATGTAAGATACGGTCTGCGTCTAGCTCGATGAGAACCTACAGATCTCGATATATGCCAAACGTCTTTGTTGATAAGTCTATACGGTACTAAGCCTTACCCATCTTTTGATCATAAACAGAAATTCGGCTGTCAGATGCGCAGGTCCAAAATGCAGGTGCGTATAGCTTGGAGTAATTTCAATGTGTGGTTGACGCAATAAAACGCACAGGGGTGAAGGCGTCAATATGTAGCTGCGTGAGGATTGGTTCAAACAGAACCGGTAACCAAAACACGCTAGAGGATTCCGACATTTGTCTCATCACCTGTCGATAAGCCCTAGTGTTACTAGTTTTGTTGTGCAGCAACAGTGTGACACTTCTACTAGACATACCGTCACAGTGGATGTCTAACGGAACCGGTCTGAGGCTGAAGGAGGCGGTGGATAATGAAGGCGGATAGTGGTACCCCCCAGGCGGGGGACTGCTTTTTGTGCCTCCACTTGCGTCAGTGCGCATGAACGATTGTCCTATTATGTGAACGTTCTTTCAACGATTCGCAGTCGCACGACGACTGATACAACGTAAAGCAAGTGCAATCGGGAAACGGTCATTCTGTGTGCTCTTCGTCGCTACTCGAGAAGGAAACTATATTGTGGCAGATCATGGGATGGGAATAGCTAAATGAAGACGGAAAATAAGACAGTGTGCGAAGGCCTAATCTCGACGATATTGAAAGCAGCAAGACAGGCATTCCGTACTACTCGAAACTGTGCTTTAGGTTAAATCTAACCATGGCTCAAGTAACTTTGGGCCGCAACCTGTTTAGTCAAAAGCAGCCCAATCTGTATAGCCAGAGACGCACGGCCGGGATAAATCGTCTCCTCTCGATGAAGGGTTTCACCCCCCTGCCAGGCGCAAAGGAATTGTTTATTTTGGACAATCTGACGAATAAAGCTCCCGATTGAAGAGGCCTGAAGTGAAATACTATTTAACAAATCTGATGCTAATTTTGAACATGTGCGCTTGCGAGCCGAGAATTCTGGACTATTTCTAAAGGGACCGTTTTGCATATGTGCGTCCTGTCTATTTGCTTTCTTCACGTATTCTATTATTCACTGGAATCACACGCACCCTCATAACTCTGTTACTTATAACTATTACTCATAAGGTCAACATTGTCCTCTCTTTACTGCGTCTAGTTCGCCTTCGTCTTGCTCGTGGCTGCCCTGGCAGTGGTCTTCGCAGCTCCTGCCCCagcagaggaaaagaaagaagaagaaatcgAAGGCAGGACCAGACATGGTCGTTTACACCACCACGGTCGTGGCTTCAAAAAGGGTGGCGGCTTCGGTGGTCCCGGAGGCTTTGGCGGAGGCCCAGGTTTTGGCGGTGGTTTCGGGCCCGGCCAGGGAGGTGGCCAGTACGGCAGTGCCTTCAACCAGGGTGGCAGCTTCCAGACGGGCGCTCAGGGTGACCGGTAGGAAGAAGCGCTCTTCATGCCCTTTTTGTACTGATGATGAATAACACTAGTTGAGCTGTTAATATATGTCGATGGCCCAGCCCATTTGAGCTATTTCCGTGATCACTTTCAGAAAGTTGAAAGCAAGGCTGGACCCCAAACTGTGctgaagacagacagacagacagacagacagacagacagacagacagacagacagacagacagacagacagacagacagacagacagacagacagacagacagacagacagacagacagacatagatagatagatagatagatagatagatagatagatagatagatagatagatagatagatagatagatagatagatagatagatagatagatagatagatagatagatagatagatagatagatagatagatagatagatagatagatagatagatagatagatagtataatttgttttcttgttctcaGGTATGGCCAAGGTGGCTTCAACTACAATGTTGGTGGCTCGAAGAGACGTGAATATGGCAACGTGCAGACGTATGGTGACCGCGAGACATTTGGCCTTAGCGAAAATGCGGGCGCCAACCGGGCCATGGGGCAGTCCAGCTATGGTAACGAGTACAAGAACCAGGAGCAGGGATCCGGAGGCCAGCAGTACAGCTCCGGATTCTCCGGCTGAGCCAATCTGTCTAGGTGCGTTTTGCACCATGGTTGCATCACTCTTTTTTCAGTGTCTCCCACAAATCACTAATTTTGTTAGCTGAAGACGCCAAACCCATTTACGATGAAATTACATATTTTTGCCTTTGGTGGCACTGTGATGAGGAAGAAAAGAAGCGCTATAGGAATGACATATAGTTATTGCCCATAAATGTTCTCGGCACACTACGTACAGGAAAAGGAAAGGCGCTTGGTATAAAAACCCAGCGAAACAAATGCAACACaatgttcttgtttttgtttttttgtgcatGTGTCACAAAGGCAAAAATTTCTGCCATCACGATAGAAACTTTTGCTGTGCCGCCTGTGTTCCTGCCATCACAACAAAGTCGACTTTGTCGTAAGCCTTGCTTTTCTTTACGACAAGGCCAGCTTGATCATGAGGGCTTTCGTCGAGAACATTTATTGCCTTGTCAAAACGATGAGCACGGGACaaaaactttataattttttttacattatcaCATTCTCTGTTGCCTTTTCCAAATGAGGTGCATCATTCCAGAAATATAACTGTAGAAAAGCAACTTGTTCCTGGTTGTCAGCAGTCATGGTGTGCATACATTCTGGCCGCTGGCACATGGTGGCttcaagacagacagacagaaagaaagaaagaaagaaagaaagaaagaaagaaagaaaggaagaaagaaagaaagaaagaaagaaagagaatacaTGGTACTTTCTACGTTGATACAAAATGCGAACATTGATGAAGAAAGAAGGGCCGCTTGCACTCACGCGTGGATACTACAAACTCGCTACTACATCTATTTGAAGCTCAGTGCCTTCTTATAGCAATCACATATCTTATTAGTATGTTTTATGGCAGGCCTAGAGGCAAGGAAAAAATATGCTTCGACGGATATATTATAGCGTTTCCTACTTAGAAAACTTTGCTGCTGTACATTACCACATCGATGCAGGACAAGGAGACGAATAAGGGAGAGACAAGGAGGTTAGCCAGCTTATAGACCTGCTGGCTACCCTTCGGGGGGGTAAGTGGATAAATGAAAGTAAAGCTGATAAAAGGAGGgacgaaagaaaaaagtaaagagTGCACGTAAGCGCGATGTGCAGCCAGACATCTCTCGAAGTGTGGCACTAAGCCCGCATGTGGTCAAGAAGCATAGCAACACCAACGCCATTTGTGCTGAGGGCGGACTAGAACAGTGTCGCAAGGTTGTATATTGGGCTTGTTGTTGCGTCATATTAAATGACATTCGCGTAGCGCATCTACGACGGAAGGAAGGAACAAAGATACACGCACACAGCGATAACTTTTAACAAGAGATTTATTGCAGAAATGAGGAGTAAATGCATCCTTCAATAGGTGCGTCACTGGACACGTGTTCCGAAAATGTAAGCAAAGGCAaataaaaacaggaaaaagaaagaaagaaagaaagaaagaaagaaaaatttgcgGATTCTACGCACTGTGGGCATCTATGTAAGCGAAaatttgtatgctgtttgctttgattgacgataattggcggtgatgttggcggcgaatgtgtaatttcttcagcgtttagtcctaTATGAGAGTGCTgaattgatgttaaacgttaccttgcgtgctgcactgctgcttgtctgcgtTGTCCACAGAACACACCGGGAGACGTGTTTGTTAGAGGCGTTCCGCGCGACACTGTTTGTGGGCCTGaatgtcctcgacgctgagtgcacgctttggagccattctTTGGTCCCGTGTTTAAGTGCTCGTTCTCCATACGTGGTCATCGCGATGCTGAAAAGCCACCTCCAAGCGCtgtcttcaggctatggacgattgtaatgtctACGCTATCACAGCCCAGCGCGCGAGTGCCACAGTCCAGCAaatgcatttttgtcgcataggaaagcaagtcCACAACGTGTCATGCGCACAAACTCTGAAACACTGCCGCGGTGGGGCCAGCCAGGCggcgtagagttactgtatatgctaccaaaggtagcatatacagtaactctagggcGGCGCGCAGGCGAGCGTCACCTGGTgctgttgcaagaaacccagtggCGCGCGCGAACAAcaccacagcggcagcagcagcaccctgAAAGTCGGGagaacaggcaaagaaagctttgctttaaaaacacGCGCGCCAACGGAAGGCTCGTGGTATGCATTTATGACATGCGCGAAAATTCTCTTTTGTTGATAAAGCGATGGAAAGTTTGCTGACACGTGCGTCTTTATACATGGCTATGTATTATGATTCGATGATTACCCTATAGTCATTCTGTTTGCACTCCTATCCAGAATAACAGTTTCACTAAAGAGAGGCCCGCAGGCGCACTTATTGCATTGAACTGCAAGGAAACCATCGGGTTGGTCCTTGCTTACTTTATTCCTATGCTCGCGTAGCCTATCGTTAAGGCTTCTACCAGTATGGCCACCATAGCTTGCTTCGCTTGTCATTGGGATATGGTATGCTGCAGCCTACCTACCTTTCCCTGTGTTTCTTCTCACAGCTAGCTTTATCTGCAGGCTCTGGCCCCATTTTCCGGAAAAGATTGCTCAACCTGTTTGGCGCAGCGCATACAACCCAGATATAGCCGCATTGGGCAATTTTTTCTCAGGTGGTGTGACACCCGGTGAATATAAGGGATCACACTGCCATCTTCTTGTCAGAGGTAGACCACGCTTGCGTGCCCTCTTTCTCTTGAATCTGTTTAAGTAGTCTTTCTGCTTTTCCTTCACGTGAGCACCGTAAGCACGGCTTACGTGAAAGACAGGTTTCGTCGttgggtaggcacagaaatgcATACGCATTTAAAACGGGGAAAATACTCCTCGCTCTCAATCTGCGAATAAGGCAAGGGTGCTGTAGGTTAGATAATTTCACTGCGCGTTGATGCTCCTGCCTGAGTTAGTTTTACGGGTGCTGTGCAAATAAGTGCTTCGTTGTGTCCCTGAGGGGTAAAACTTGTTGAAAAAGTCAGTGAGATTGAGGCAAAATATATTTCTTCAGACAACGATATCACTACGACATATGGAACAGCCTGCTCGTCCGGCTCTGAATTTGAAGTGGGCCAGCTAATATTTCATTAAGCTGATTTCTTGAAGCTCTTCAATTATTCTAAGGGAGAATAACAATAAGAAGCAACCTTGTCGCATGTTGCCACACCACTTTATTTTTTTCGTACGTGCGCTCAATAGCACAGTGTACGAGCATAATCCACATGACAACAATAACCAAAAGGACGGCCAAATTGTGAGcgccgtgcagaaaaaaaaaagagcagacaAAAAGCACatgataatttatttatttatttgtttgcttaGACGTACTGCATCCCTATTATAGGATTATATGACCCCAGATATAGTAAATACGGCCACCAGCCAGCCCTTCCTGCACATGTAGGCGTACTATTTCCAAAGTGCAGGTTTTACGACTACATTACCATGTAGGTCGTAAACCTATAACACATCGAGTTTCCCATCAAACATAGTAGTGCCATCTCCAAAATAGTCGTGTGTAGCAATACTCCGTTTGGTGAACTGAAATGAGGCCATATTGAGTACTCAGGTCTTTACCCGCACAGCAATGTCCAGATATTTTTTTGCGCATCACCACTGGACAGAACTTGCAAAATCAAGTCACGTATACACATGTGCGCTCCGTAATTAAAAGGAATATCACTGTACATCGATTCTTACGCCTAAGGGTGCTTTCTGTCAACAACTCACATTTTTAAACCTTTTATGGATGTAAGGGTCAGTTTGATTTGCAACCTTAAGAACCCTTAAGGCTATAAGTTTACACTGCTAAGTGTGCAAATTGGTTTACAGTATATAATGTGGCATCTGTTTCTCTTTAATTTCAATAACTAGCACCATTTACTGCCTGAGCAGCAGAAATCTAAGAAAGTATCTATTATCTATCCTGTATTCATCGTCACATACGGTACAACTTCGTTTTTGCGAACTGCGACGTGCGCGGAATTTGCGTTGAGGGGTCCCTCACCAGGTCCCATATAAAATTTTCAttgtacgctggaagttgttacgtgtcctctagggagcgttctgccgcaaaaaatttcAAATAGGCtaattaatagctgagatagaaatatttcagtgccgggaatccgtgatttcagcaggcgagcttCACTGCAAGCATAGACTCTCCCTCTACTTGCCcggtctagcctccgcaagcgaaattccttccctgcgttccctACAGCGTACCTCCAGGATCGGGtgatgcatacgtcacgggccccgccttcattcttTTTGTCCTTACTTTCTTGCGGtgctgcgcacttccgctgacggcgtcacgcgcgagctgttgtgattgtctcgtttcgcgccgCACACGATTtggcgcgctgtgcacgaggacacctgactagcggtataagtctgtgctacgcgaatactgaggcagacaagcggatcacagagcatgatcccgcgctggaacacggttgaaaatgacatagttgcggtgtctgcgcgcgcgactgcacgacgtgggaagaagcagacgaaaCGTAAATACATCTCTCTGcggcggtgcgaagtaaaacaaaaacatgcagccatttggtttgtgtgttttattttttatctacgctttaattcgtctattctagcaacatattacacaaataacagatgttggcttgaataattctcaaagtaaCGTGTCACGACGAGCGATGTCACTGCGCGAACACGTGCACGTAACCGCACTAACACGTGCACGTAGCCGCACtaacacgtgtacgtcatcctctggCGTGGAgagcggcgcccgcgaggagaaggaaagacggcgttcggtttgaagtttccgatctttccgcggcgcgtagcgatgtaatactttgccgacacgattgttatcgcgcaatgtatgctctgcgcttgtcagctcaaaatggccagacctggtgaggagctctttaagggccccgtgtcgcagaaaatccggtgtcggcgtcagcTACCGGCGACGGAGCGAAAATTTCCCTATAAATTTAGGTACATAATATGCCACACCTTTCTATAAGGCATGCAGTATAttcgggttatattgccacaccatttgtcactaaagtttctcataccctgtcttacattcttgaaaaAGTTATTGctcgaaattttgagaatgagAGCGCACAAacgaatgtcatgaaacaaaatacCGACAGCAAATGCCTTTTaggttaaatcttctcagactgaagtattaaaagtgcgaaacaataacagaaacctgaaaatgatgcgtTTTTTTGGGCGACGCTGAGCACTACTTCCGGAATCGGCTcgtgcaagaggccgcgtttctaccagaaagctcgccttcgtgcatagcgttcgccgccagcgtttcccggtaaacattaaggGTACATAAGCAGCAGTGGCAGGGAAGCGTGAGAGGtagtcagggatatttgaatgctatcgcgttcgacccttaaaggcgaagctgaagcgtcctccaaattttgtagAACACCATGACGATCAGCACCATGACATACCGAACAAACAGTCACTCTGAATCCTGGCATTAATTTGCTGTAAAATCCAAAACAATAACTCAAAGGTGACTGTGAGTACTTCAAATAACTGAGAGTACAGGAGATGTGTCGTATCTGAAGTAAACGCAGTAGTATTACTGCGGTATGCAACTTCCTTCTTGTCTTCTGTAACTCGTATACTAAACTAACACTAACATTTGTTTTCAGGCGTGCTGGATGTACACGGACCGCAGGTCACCATCTCTTCACACCTGTCATCCGGAAGGTCCCACATGAGATTATTACATCGAATGAAATCAAAGAATGAATATGTGCCGAAGGAagagtgaacgagaagaaagaaataacttGAGGGATGTCGAAAGCACAGACAACCCTGCGCGCTTTCATAAAACACGGCGCATTGAAAGTTGTTTCCAAGAAACAATATTTTGCTAgacatacatgcatatatatatatatatatatatatatatatatatatatatatatatacatatatatatatatacttaaacCACTACCGCTATTCAGCTATTCtaataaatatatttattttcttcagcGTTCAATGCGTGGCTTCATTTCGTGACAACGATAATTTACTATGTAGCAAAGTTGATCGCATTGGGTATTGGTTTGTCTCTGGAACAGCGCGAAATAACCTAACAGTCAGAAAGGTGACAACTGACGTGACATTGATTGAGATGTATAACGCATAGAATAAAATACAAAAGGGGTAGGTTCAACGCAGCAGATTGATGCATTGAGGGACTGCAAATCCTACTGGAGGgaaccatatcataagaagccgacaaacactgacaccaaggacaacataggggaaattttcttgtgcttaatgaatgaaataaagaaaccataaattaatggacattgaagtggatgaaaaaacaacttgccgcagttgagaaccgaacccacaaccttcgcatttcgcgtgcaatgctctaccaattgagctaccgcggcgctgtttccccgtccactttcgtgggtatttatgtgtcctagtagaaccctgggagtgttagccagcgcgaccactcacagaccttagcGGCGAACGTGGAACGGCCTTTTTGCCGCAgccgtcacgagaacgtgatctttttgggtgaaggcaactggtcaataaacccacatatgctacctgaaggcatcaatgtagcaggattcgagaccctcgttatgtaataaacgagaagaaagggggttaatcgaggggcccgagttttattagtcatgtcataagaagccaacaaacactgacaccaaggacaacataggggaaattacttgtgcttaatgagtgaaataaagaaacgataaattaatggaaattgaagtggatgaaaaaacagcttctcgcaggtggcaaccgaactcacaaccttcgcatttcgcgtgccgccaaggtctgtgaatggtggcgctggctaacactcccagggttctactaggacacataaatacccaagaaagtggatggggaaacagcgccgcggtagctcaataggtagagcatcgaacgcgaaatgcgaaggttgtgtgttcggttcccacatgcggcaagttgttgtttcatccactttaatttccattaatttatcgtttctttatttcattcattaagcacaagtaatttcccctatgttgtccttggtgtcagtgtttgttggcttcttatgatatgactaataaaaatcgggcccctcgattaatcccctttcttctggAGGGAACCATGACACTCGTGTATAGAGGAGTGGAAAGTATGGCGGTTCGGCCAGCTTGCAGGAGATTGATGGTTCTAGTACATTAATATGCTTAATCTTCATTCTTCTGGCTAGAAACGGCTTTGTGAATATGCGAGATGATCCCTCTTCAACAAACTGttgcgttataaatgcaacaattcgcaatgatTGTGCGTGAGCCCAGATACTTAAGGCCTTGTTTCGCTTAAAGTAGGTACGATTGCTTGAAATGTTGAAAAGGCGACGTGCAAGAAATAACGTCGCAAGCCTGAGTATTAGGCAAATCCTTGTACTACCCCTCATTGCCATGATAGCTGTACATTCACAGCGCCAGAGTTACCCCTAGTATTAGCAGTAAACTTtatcggctgtgaaacatatatcGTTGCAAATATCGAAGGCCATGGAATTAGCTAATAGTCTTCTGCAGGCTCCACTTGATGATCCTCGTGAACTGACATAGCACATTTTGTTCATTTAACAATACTATGCTCAGTTTTAATTTCAATCACGAATGTAAGCATTTTATATTTTCTGATGGTACACCTGTAATCTGACTCATTAAAACACTTTTGTGAGGTAGATGGGTAAAGTTGAGAAGGGATACTGAAGCGAAAAATAAggcacaggcctgcgcggcacacgtaTTACAGTCACAGCATAAGCTAGAGGAGCGGCTCCCTAGGAGCTTCATTTTtggcagcacgcactagagggtcTCAGCGGCGAAATTTCTTTGCGTCGTGTTCACGAGAACGAACTGTCAGTCCGCCCGCGGTCGACGGCGAGATGCGACTCCTGCTACTCTccgcacagcggtctgctgaacCCAACGATGCCTGGTTGCAGTCGTGCACGCAActttacgattcgcttcttcagcaatGGTTCGTACATTAGgaggaggcgccataacatgTACGTAGAGTAAACAGGGATCGATACTACACAGCGCACAGGTCACATCCCTTGACACGTCACCCGATACGATGAAAGATTTACCATTCGTGACACCTGGTGGAGTACAAGGAAACTACAATGGGAAATTTGCACCTGTCGACGTTATGCGCCACGCGTCTCACATggcgtgacaagtggcacgatgcgatgttcctgctgtggctgctgctgataatgatgatgatttattggcatcccccttGAAACAGGGAGGTGACAAATAGTCCCttggcctgcttgatttaataaagtacgctatacatgtttttcattctagcagtTATAGCCAAGCTGGTAAGGGCTACTTTCCACACCGTCgtgtccgcatgtagaaaaaaatgccgaagatagtgcaatgccggaccgacccgcggcggaggtgaagcaggcgttaagcattccccatacgtgggccgatcccgaag encodes the following:
- the LOC142579242 gene encoding uncharacterized protein LOC142579242; its protein translation is MRRIFAFVLLVAALAVVFAAPAPAEEKKEEEIEGRTRHGRLHHHGRGFKKGGGFGGPGGFGGGPGFGGGFGPGQGGGQYGSAFNQGGSFQTGAQGDRYGQGGFNYNVGGSKRREYGNVQTYGDRETFGLSENAGANRAMGQSSYGNEYKNQEQGSGGQQYSSGFSG